From the Trifolium pratense cultivar HEN17-A07 linkage group LG4, ARS_RC_1.1, whole genome shotgun sequence genome, the window AATTATATGGATGGAATTGTTAAACTCCTTAATATCTTCCTTCTGTTCCTTCAGCTTCTTGCCCTTCATCCTGAGGGATTTTAAATGTCAGAGAatagaacaaaaagaaaacaacctGTAATAAAGCTTAGGGATATGAATAAAAGACGAGTTAAAGAATAACCTATTCTTGTGGTGACTCTCTTCCCTGCTGACTCTGATCTTATCAATCTTTGGAATGGCCTTGAGGACATTTTCAGCAAGATTCCTGTCGTATCTCTCAGGCCTGTTGCGCTTTCTCTCGAACTCGAATGTTGAGTCctaaaacaacatataataGTGTCAGGCTTCTCCAAACTGAGTACTCAACACAATATTGAGACAAGGACAACAAGGGAAAGGAAATCTTGTTTACCTGTGTCATATCCTTTCCATGCACCCGCCTATATGCCTTGGTCCATTTTACTTTACGAGGGTTTCTCTTCATTTTAAAGTTCTTGTGGCACTTGGATCTACAAAATCGAAAAATCTACAACAAGAACAGTTATGAGACACTGTAACCACACATGCCATGTAAAGAGGAGCTATGAACAAATACACACAAACAAAAGCCTGCTATAGATTGGCATTTGACTACCAATTACATATTACCAAgtaaaatagtgaaaattaaTAAGCTAGATAAGTGATCTAAGAAACCAAATCAAGGCTGCAACACAAGTATAGTAAGCAAGCCAATCCAGATTGGAATGATAAGGAGATTTGAAGGTTTGAAAGAAGGATCAAAGGGGTTTGAGGGATATCTAAAAAAAGCCCGTCcaaatctttaaaatttatgGCGGATTACAGTGCACTAAACCAACTAGAACTTCAAAACTATGGTGGAAGAAAGCACCTTTAGAGAGTGACCAGCTACTAGAGCGTCATTTCAGAATTCAGACAGTGTTATTAATAGCGGATTGCAGAAAATAGCATAATGCATACAAAACTGCATGTGAAATAGCAGAAGAGCATAGCAACAGTAACGGAGACCATAGCGGTATGGTATggcagatttttttaaaatcgcCATAGGTAACTTGTGAAGGGAATGCCCACCATGACGGCACCATAGCACGAAATAGCGTGTTTATATGGTAGTTTATTTGCCTTCCACCATTGACAACACTGATGAAGACAGAACATAGCTTACTTATAGACAGGTTTACATATAATGGTGAATACATGAGTAATATGCACCTACTCTTTAGCttttatactttaaaaataGGTTGCGTGAAGCATATATGCCGACTCTtcagttttattatttaaaaaccctaaaattctctTTTCTCTGCTATTGCCGTAATATCCACTAGCCAAACTGAACTATGCTATATCGCCTCTAATACCGCTAAATAACAACACCATTTTCTTACATCTCAATCAAAATCAACTAATTCAACAAGAACTGTAATACTTTCTAAAATTAATAGTTTCTCTAATAACTTTGTGCACAAATGAAACAGGATATAGATAAGTAAGAGATTCCATCAGTGTGCTTCAAAACAGTTGCGCGTACTCATTCTGGGAGATGATGAATTTGTCAATGATGATGGAGAGATTGTGGGTGTGGAAGTTGACTCTGAGGAAGAGAAGGAGACTGAGGAACTTGAGTGTAAGTCTTTTGGCGTTTTTGGTTTAGAAGGTGGATTACAAGGGGCTAACATTCTGGCCTTGATCGATAGCGGTGCGACACACAACTTCATTTCCCCCAAAGTAGTTGAAGCTCTAGGTTTGGTTATGGTTCCCTCCAATCCTTTGGGTATCAAGTTAGGTGATGGCCATCGTGTTATGACTATGGGTAAGTGTGTTGGAATTTCTATGGTGTTGGGTGACATGGAAACCACTCTTGATGCTTACATACTAGAGTTAGGTGGTGTGGACTTGATTTTAGGAGTGGTATGGTTGGAGACTCTTGGTAAGGTGACTATGGATTGGAAGGAAATGTCTATGTTGTTCACATACAAGGGTAACTTAGTGAAGCTTGTTGGCCAACCTTTAGATGAAAACATGGCTACCTTCCAGAATCTGATGACTACTTCCAGAGTGCTTGAGGAGGACAATTGGCATACCTTGCTGACAACAAAGGAGGTATCAGACCAGGGACTACATGAGGTTAAAGACGGGGCTCTTCAAGCGCTATTAACCAACTTCAGGGGTTTTTTGTGAAATCAGTGGCCTTCTTCCTGCTAGCAACACAAGTCACCCTATTGTGTTGTTACATGGTGCTGGACCTGTTAGTGTGCGACCATATATGTACCCTCACCATCACAAAGATGAAATTGAACGGCAGATTGTTTGCTTCAGCAAGGGGTGATCCCGAATAGCACTAGTGCTTTCTCTAGTCCGGTCATCTTGGTTAAGAATGATAATTCTTGGTGCATGTGTATCGATTACCGTGCATTGAATAAAGTCACAGTGCAAGATAAGTACCCTATTCCGGTGGTAGATGAATTATTAGATGAATTGCATGGCTCTACATATTTTTCCAAGCTAGATTTAAAATCCGGTTATCACCAAAGTAGGATGAAGGAGGAAGACATTCATAAGACGGCGTTTAGAACTCATGAAGGTCGCTATGGATATATGGTAATGCCGTTTGGTCTTACTAATGCCCCGGCTACATTTCAATCGGTGATGAATGAAATTTTCAAACCTTACTTGAGAAAATTTgtccttgtttta encodes:
- the LOC123923584 gene encoding probable ribosome biogenesis protein RLP24: MRLEKCWFCSSTVYPGHGIQFVRNDAKIFRFCRSKCHKNFKMKRNPRKVKWTKAYRRVHGKDMTQDSTFEFERKRNRPERYDRNLAENVLKAIPKIDKIRVSREESHHKNRMKGKKLKEQKEDIKEFNNSIHIIKAPAVLKNEIKVVVSQQQPEENRAMEE